From the genome of Corallococcus macrosporus DSM 14697:
ATTCGTCGAGGCGGTTTAGAAGGCCTTCCACGCCATCAGCAGCTTGGAGGCGACCTCCGTGGTGATGAGCGGCAGCACGCCACCGCCCCCCACGATGTTGACGATTTCGGACAGGGAGCCGCGGCACACGCCGCCCCACGCGGGCTGCCGCGCCAGCCCCACGGAGGCATAGGCGGAGTAGTCCACGAAGAAGGAGGCCGGCAGCACCGTGCCGTTGGGCTCGCAGAGCAGGTGGTCCTCGGGCGGTGAGTCCACCACCTCCTGCACCACGAAGCCGCCGCCGGCCCTGTCCGCCGCCGTCCGCGCGCACAGCTCCGCCCACGTCATGGGGGCGCCGTAGGCGGCCTGCACCCGCTCCGTGTACGGGACGGTGCCCGCCGAACGGCCCAGGAAGACGGCGCGGCCGCCATAGTCCCAGGACCGCTTGAGCACGAAGCGCGCGGGCGTCGCGGCCACCAGGGCCACCATGTCCTCCACCTGCTCGCCGTCGGGGCCCCGCGTCGGGCCGGGCTGGAACACCCGCGTCCACGGCACGGAGGCGCGCACCGCCTCCAGCTCCTCGCCGGTGAGCTGCGCCGCTTCGGCCAGGGCGGGCTCGGCCAGCGCCTGTGACAGGCGCGCGAAGGTCAGCTTCACCTCCACCTGCGAGGCGGGCGGGTTGAGGAACACCGCCTTCTTACCGGGCACCGTGCCCAGGAAGTCCTCGACCCAGAGAGAGGGGGACTCCTCCAGCCGCCGGACGAAGAGGTGCCGATACACCAGGTCGTATTTCTTGCCGTGGGCCACGAAGGCGTCGTCGCCGGAGACCTCGTCCGGGTGGACCAGGTCCGCGTCGGCGCCGAACTCGCGGAAGCGCTCGCACAGCCAGCGCAGCTCCGTGATCTGCGCGTCATTGCGGCGGCACAGCAGGGCCACCGTGTCGGGCATCCGGCCGTTTCGTTCGGCCGCGTAGCCGTCCAGCAGCGAACGGTACAGCGCCAGGGCGTTGCTTCCGTTCAGCGACAGCAGCGCGTGCAGCGCCTTCTCCGGGTAGCGGAAGTAGCGGCCCACCACCTCGATGAAGGTCCGGGCCGCGATGTCGGAGTACCCCTGCATGGCGGGGATGGTGGCGTTCACCTCCAGCGCCCAGGGCGTGCCTCCGGCGACGAAGTAGTCCACGCGGGTGGTGGCCAGCCGGGTGGACTGGCGCCAGGTGCGCTCGGCGAGCACGCGCTCGAGCGGGGAGAGGGCGCCCAGCAGCGCCTCGGCGTCCGGGCCCTGGAGCTGCGCCTGCGCCATCTTCACCGTGGCGGAGGACAGGCGGGCGGACAGCTCCGCCCGGCGGCGAATCTCCGCGGCGTCCAGCACCACGGGGGTGGCGGTGATGGGGATGGGACGGGTGGTGCCGTCCGGCCGCGTGACGGCCAGGCCTCGCTGGTAGGCGAGCCGCGCCAGGTCGGGGGCGATGTGCCGCGCCTGGCTCCGGAGCACGTCGATGAACTCTTGCACGAAGTCGTGTCCTCGGTGGTGCGCCCGGGCGTCTTCCGGGCGGCGCGCACCCTACGCCCGGACGGGTTCGCCGGTCCATGGGCCCGGCGCCCCCCAACGTGCCAGGCTCAGCCGATTCTTCCACCGGACGCCCTCCGGGAGGCCGGCCAGCCGCCCCCCCAGGCGGACCTGGAAGCTGGCGCCAGCAATGGGCTTTCTGGTTGCTTTTGTCTCTGTGTTGCTGTTGTTTCGGTGCCAGGGGATGTTCCCTGGTGGATGTCGCGTGAGACAGTCTGACTTGCGCGAACGTCCTGTCTGGCTTACAAGCGTGGACGCTGTTCAACCGGGAATGTCCTGACGTGAGCCGCTCTACCTATCGCCAGCCCGTGAGTTCCGTCCGGTCGCGCCGTCTGGCGCTGCCGTTCGCGCTCGTGTGCGTGCTGGCGTACCTGGGGAGCGTCATGCACTTCGCCCTGGTCCAGCACGCCACGTGCCTGGAGCATGGCGAGGTGATGCACGTGGAGGCCGGAGACGCCCACGGCGCCGGGCACGTCGAGGACTCCTTCGATGACGTGCGGCTCGCCTCCAAGCGCACGGAGGCGGACTCCCACGGGGCGGACGCCCACTGCGTCCACGCCTTCTTCCGGCGGGAGGCACCCCCTCCCCAGCAGGCCACGGCCTCCCTCCTGGTGGCGCCCGCTCGCTCCGAGCCCGCGCTGGCGGTGTTCCGCTTCCACGCGGAGCCCGTCGCCCGGCTGCACCTGGCTCCCAAGGCGTCTCCGCCCCGCGCGTGAGGCCCGGGAGTCTGCTCGCTCACCCGGCCTGTCCGCGCCGTGTGAGGCCCTCCGTCCGCTAAAGCCAGACACGGCTCCGTCCGCCGCGCGCGGTCCGTGAGTCATTGCGGCTTCGCGTCCACGACGGCTGAGCTGTCTCACCGCGTCTGTGTTTCGTGCTCCGTGCACGCCCCTTCCATTCCCACGCACCCGTGGCGGCCCCTCCATGTCCTGGCGGCGTCCGTTGCTGGCGCGCGGGCGTGGCACACCCGCAGTCCATTCCGTGGAGTAGCACCATGAAGAAGAAGCTCCTGGCCGCGTTCCTGCTGTCCACCGCGCTCGTCTCCGCCGGCTGCGGCGACGACCACCCCGAGGAAGAGGGCGTCGACGCCGAGGCGTGCGAGCACCTGCAGGAAGGTCCCGCCTCCGCCGTCACCGCCACGCTCGGCACCGATGCGGCCCCCGCGATTCGCGCGGACCACCGCCGCTACGACGTCACCCTGGCGGACGGCCCGGACGGGAAGCAGGGCGCCGTGTCCTTCGCCGCGGACGAGGCCGCCGACTACGTCATCTACACCAACGCGGACGTGGACCTCTCCATCACCACGGCCAGCGGTGTGGCGGTGGAAATCGAGGAGAGCGCCAGCAGCTCCGAGGGCTGCGCCGACATCAAGGGCCGCCACGTCGTGCCCCTCACGGTGGGCACGCACTACCTGACCTTCGGCCCCACCTCCGCGGCCACTGTCGGCGTCCTCATCGAGGAGTCGCACGACGAGCACCACGGCCACGAGCACTGACGCCGTTCCCGGGCCCCTGGCCCGTTCACCCGGGGGCCGGTGCCGAGGCGCCGGCCCCTCGTTCCCCGAAGAGAGAAGACCATGGGTTCCTTCCAGCAGTTCCTCACGGACAAGAACATCCCCTCCGAGAAGCTCCTCCGCCTGTCGCGCCAGCTCGAGTCCAACGGCTCCGAGGGCCGCACCCTGCGGACGAAGCGCGTCGCCAGCCGCCGGGGCAAGGACACGCAGGGCAAGAGCTACGAGTCGCTGTCCATCGCCAAGCCGAAGAGCGGCCGGGGCATCAGCACCCAGCAGCTCCAGGCCGCGCTGGGTGACCGGCCGCTGCCGGCCCGCGTGCGCGGAAAGCTGGTGCGCGCGGTGAACGCGGTGCTGGGCAAGCAGGGCGGGAGCCCGGTGGACGCGCCCACGCTCTTTGGTGCCAGCCCCGTGCGCCGCGGCGCCGCGAAGAAGTCCTGAGCTGAGAGGAGCCAGCGCCCATGTCCGGCCATGCCATGTCCACCGTGATTCCCTGTGAGCTGCGACGCGATGGAGACCGGCTGTTCGACGTCTCCATGTGGTGCCTCGGGCGGGATGTCCTCTGCCCGGAGGGGAACCTCCTCGTTCGCCGGGGGCTCGTGCGTCACGCGCGTCCCGAGGGCGCGGAGGGGCAGAGTCCGTACACGGTGGACCTGCCGGACGGTGGGCGACTGACGCTGTGGGGCTTCGGCGCGCTGTGCGAGTGCGGCGAAGCCATCTTCGTCCCGCGGGCGGGCTTCTCGCCCGTCCTGCTGGACGGCGTGCCGGGCCGCTTGCCGTTCCGCGCGGAGGCGCTGGGCCCTTTGCGCCCGCCGACGACGGGCCACGAGCGGCGAGCCCTGCGCGCGGGACTGGCCTCGTTGGCGGGGTGGCTGGCCGAGCACGAGGACTGGGTGGCCGCAGAGGTGGGCCCGGCCTGGCGGCGTGAGTGCTTCGAGGCGCGTCGCAAGGCGCCTCCGGTCGCCGCCGACGGCCTGGCCTCGGCGTGGCGGCGCTTCGCCTCCCGCCTTCGTTCCCTGGATTCTGGATTCAACGTCTGCACCGCCCCGGTCGCCGGGGCCTGAGGAGGACCTCATGTTGGCGCGACTGCTCCGAGCCGATGAACCTTCCGTCCATGCCCGCGCGCCGTGGGAGGACGTCGCCGATGACGCGCTCCCCGCGCCGCTGCTTCGCACGGGCCTGGGTGATGCACACCTGGCCGTCACCACCGCGAATCCTCGGGCCCAGGCCTGGTTCGACCAGGGGCTGCGGCTGATGCACCTGGGCTGGGGTGGTGAGGCCCGCCGCGCCTTCGCGCAGGCCACGCGGGAGGATGCCGCGCTGGCCATGGCCTGGTGGGGGCTCGCGCTCACGCGAGGCCCGGGCGCCCGCTTCGCCTCGGCCCGCGCGGAGGCCATGGGTCGCGCGCTGGCGCTGAGCGAGGGCCTCTCGGACCGCGAGCAGCGCTACATCGTCGCGGCCAGCCTGCTGGCGGAGAAGGGCCCGGCCAATGGCCGTCACGCCTTCGTGCGCGACATGGAGTGCCTCATCGACCGCTATCCCGAGGACGGCGACGCGCGGCTGCTGCTCGCGGGCTTCCTCCTGGACGGCTACGAGCCGGATGGCCGGCCGGGGCAGGGGCAGCCGTATGCGCAGGCCCTGCTGCGCGAGCTGCTGCGCTCGCACCCGGACCATGCGGGCGTCCACCATGCGTGGGTGCAGGCCATGCTGAACAGCGGCCGGCCTGACGCCGCTCGTGACAGCGCGCGCCGGTTGGTGACGCTGGCGCCGCGTGCCAGCCCCGCGCTGCTCTCCGCGGGGCGCCTGCTTCAGCGCGTGGGATTGATGGCGGAGGCCCAGCGCGTGCTGGAGACGGCGGTGGCCGCGGACGACGCGTACCTGGCCGAGGAAGGACTGCTCCCTGCCGCCGCGCCGAGCGCGGAGGCCGCCATGCGCCTGCTGAGCCAGGGGTGCGCCGAGGCGGGCCAGTACGGCGAGGCCCAGGCGTGGGCGCGTCGGCTGCGGCAGCGCGTGGAGGGCGCGGGGGGGGACGACCAGGCGATGTTGTTCGCCGCGGCCACGATGGTCTCCGCGCACCTGCGCTTCGGCTTCTGGCGCGCGGCGGCGGACGTGCCCATGGAGCTGTCCGATACGGCCAGCCCGGCGGAGCGGGCGCTGCGGGACGGGATGCGCCAGTACACGCGGGGCCTCAGTCTGTTGGAGGCCTCGCGGTTGGGCGAGGTGGAGCGCGTGTGCAGCGCGCTGGACGCGCAGCATGCGCTGCTGGCGGAGGCGCGCCGCTCGGAGGACCTGTCCTTGTGCCCGAGGGATGTGGCGCGCGTGGTGGAGGTGGCCGCGCAGGAGCTGCGGGGCGCGCTGGAGGCTCGCAAGGGCGAGGTGGGCCGCGCAGAGGCCACGCTGACGCGCGCGTGGCGGCTGGAGCGGCGGTTCCGGGCCGCGGGGCCAGCGGCCTTCTCCCGGCCCGCGCGTGAGGCCCTGGTCCGGCTGCGGCTGCGCACCGACCGCGAGGGAAAGGCGGTGGAGCTGGCGAAGGCGCTGGTGTCGGAGCGGCCCGGCTGCGGGCACCTGCGGCTGCTCGCCGCGGAGTCCCAGGTGGCGCTCGGCGCGTGGAGTGACGCGGTGGAGGACTTCACGGCGTTCCTCGACTGCTGGCGGGACGCGGACCCGCACCTGCCGGAGCTTCGTCGCGCCCGGGCCTTCATCGCCGGGCGGGGCCGGTTGCTGCGGCTCGTGCGCCCGCCGGAGATTCTGGCCCTGCGGGAGACGGGCACGCCGAGTCTGGCCGCGCACGGGACGGCGTCCTGCTGAGGTGAATGCGAGGCAAGCGGGGCTCCGGCGCGGGCATCTCGCGGGACACGGGTGGACTGTCACCGGCTGGAAGTCCTCGCCGTGGGGGCGTCCACCATCAGCGCTGGCGGCTCCCGCCGCTTGACGGGCCCGCGCCGTTCGCGCGAGGAGGGGGCATGCCCACCTTCCGCCTCAAGCAGGACCAGGCCGCGTTGCTCGTCGTGGACATCCAGGAGCGCCTGTGCGCCGCCATGGACCGGGACGCCTTGGACCGGATGCTCAGCCGCACCTCCGCCGCCATCGAGGGTGCCCGCGCGCTGGGGCTCCCCATCCTCCTCACCGAGCAGTACCCCAAGGGGCTGGGCCCCACGCACTCGCTGCTCCGCATGCGCGCGCTCAAGGACGTCAAGCCGGTGGAGAAGCTGGAGTTCAGCGCCGCCGTGCCGGACGTGCTGGCCGCGCTCGGCGGGCGCACGCAGGTGCTGGTGGTGGGCATGGAGGCGCACATCTGCGTCTTCCAGACGGTGCGCGACCTGGCCGAGCGCGGCCTGTCGCCGTTCCTGCTCGCGGACGCCGTCCTGTCCCGCGCGCAGGAGGACCGGCAGGTGGGCCTCCAGCTCTGCCGCGACGCGGGCGCGCACGTCGTCACGGTGGAGGCCGCCCTGTTCGACCTGCTCGGGCGCGCGGGGACACCCGAGTTCAAGCAGGTCTCCGCCGCGGTGCGCTGAGCCCGCTCAGCGCGCCTTCTGCACGGCGTGGACCAGCATCCGGACCACGGTCGCCACGGCCACCATGGCCGCGGCGAACACCGTCTGCGAGCCGCCCACCGGGAAGTCGTAGAAGAAGGCGAAGAGGTAGCCCCCCACGCCCGCGATGGCGCCGAACACGGTGGCGACGAAGAAGGTCCACGGCAGCCGCAGCTCCAGCATCAGCGCGGCGATGGCGGACAGCGTGGAGAAGGCGAACACCGGCAGCGCGCCCAACGCGCGGGCGCACACGCCCACCATCACGCCGATGCTGACCATCAGCACGCCGTCCAGCAGCCGCACCGGCAGGCCCTGCACCAGCGCGCCCGTCCGGTCGAAGCTGGCGAAGGTGATGCCCCGGTACCACCAGAGCTGGATGAACATGACGCCCGCGCCGGCGATGGCCACCGTGTGGAGCTGCTCGGGCGTCACCAGCACCGCCGTGCCGAAGAGGATGCCCTGGATGTCGTGCGCCTCCTGGGCGATGCGGTCACCCACGAGCACCGCCGCGCCGCCCGCCAGCGCGTAGGCCAGGCCCAGCAGGCTCTCCCGCGTGAGGCGCAGCTTCGCCGGCTCCGTCATCAGCAGCAGCGTGGCCAGCAGCGCCAGCGCGGTGGCGCCCAGCACCGGCTCCACGTGCGTGCCCAGGTGGATGGCGGCGTAGAAGGCCAGGGCCACGCCCAGGCCCGCGGACTGGGCCACGGCGGCGCTGACGAACACCATGCGCCGCAGCACCACGTACACGCTCAGGAAGCCCAGCACGCCGCCCGCGATGAGCGCGCACAGTAGCGGATCTCGGAACAGGTCGAACGCCAGGTGGAACTGCTCCCACTTGGACGGTTCAGCGAGCGTCGTTTCCACGGTGAGGTCCCAGGGGCGCGCGGTGGCAGTACTCGTCGCCATACTGGCGGCGGAAGGCGGGGTGACAGAAGACGGTGCGGGCATCGCCCACGACGAAGGCGGACGTCTCGCGGTCCACGAAGACGAGCACGTCCGCGTGCTCGGCGGCGACCTCCAGGTCGTGGCACACCACCACCACGCCCAGGCCCCGCTCACGCGACAGGGTGCACAGCCGCTGCATCGTCTCGCGCTCGGCCACCGCGTCCATGGCGGCGGTGGGCTCGTCCAGCAGCACCAGGTCCGCCTCGGTGGCCACCAGCCGCGCCAGCAGCGTGCGCTGCTTCTGGCCCTCGGACAGCTCCCGGTAGGGCCGCGCCGCGAAGGCCTTCGCGCCGGCCGTCTCCAGCGCGCTCTGCACCGCCTGCCGGTCCGTCTTCCGGGCGAAGGGCCACAGGAAGCTCCACCCGCGCAGGCGGCCCCAGGCCGTCAGCTCCCCCGCGCGCAGCGGCAGCAGCGAGTCGATGGCGGACGTCTGCGGCACGTAGGCGCTGCGCACCTGGGCCGAGGCCCGGGAGATGGTGCCGGACACCGGCGGCAGCATGCCCAGCAGCGTCCGGAACCAGGTGCTCTTGCCGGAGCCGTTGCGGCCCACCACCGCCACGAACTGGCCGCGGCGGATGGTCAAGTCGATGGGCGGCAGGAGCGCCTTGCCGTCGTAGCCGATGACCAGCTTCTCGCAGGTGAGCAGCGCGTCGCCCGGTGTGAACGTGGCGGGCACCGCATGGGGGCGGTCCGCGGACTCATCGGTCTTCACGCTGGACCTCCGCTTGGGGCTCCAGGGTGGCCAGCGCTTCCACGATGGCGGTCCGGACCGCGGCGTTCTCCGCCGCGTTCAGGTCCACCACGCCGTCCGCGCCAGGCGTGGTGGCGCTCCAGTCCACCGCGTCGAACAGCGCGGGCGAGAGCGCCAGGCGCAGGGCCAGCTTCACGCGCGGCTTGTTCTCCCGGTCCGAGGGGATGTCGACCGTGCCCCGCAGCACCAGCAGCGGCGCGTCCGTCGCCGTCAACGCGAGCCGGAAGCGGCGCTCGCCATGGAGGCGCGGCGTGGCGCGGCTGTCGCGCACGGCGCCTTCCAGGTCCACCGCCGCCACGTCCCACTGGTAGCGGGTGACCTGGGTGCGGCCCAGCTCACAGGACGGCTCGCACTCAGGAGACAGCGTCTGGTCCGCCAGCAGGTCCAGGTCCGCGTCCACGTGGAGGCTGGCCACCGTGGCCTCGGCGCCGCCGCCACCGCCGTCCAGCTCCGCCTGGATGTCCTCGTAGTCCACCAGCGCGCCGTCGTCGCGGTGGCAGTGGCCGTTGTGGCAGTTGGTGTAGCCGGGCGGTGGGTTGGCCGGGTCGAAGGTGGTGGGGCCGCTGGCGCCGCCGCCGCCCACCAGGTCGATGTGCTCCACGCCCAGCGCGGCGCCATCCAGGCGAAGCTCGAAGTCGGAGGCCAGCCGCTGGAAGCCATTGCCCACGTCGCGCGTGGCCACCGGCGTGTAGTCCGCACGGACGGTGGGCTCCAGCACCGCGAAGCTCTCTCCGGGCTCCAGCGCGCAGCCGGACAGGAGGAGCAGGGGAAGGAGGAGGCGCGTCCTCATGGCTCAGGTCCCCTTGCCAGCGAGCCCCTTCTCCAGGCGCTCGACCATTTCATTGATGTGCTGGAGGTACGTCTCCTTCGCCTTGAAGTCCGTGCCGCCGTGCAGGGTGACGAGCGGCGCGGGAATCTTCGAGGCCACCAGCCGCGCGGTGGTGTCCGGGTAGTAGCTCTCCATCAGCACCATGCGCGCCTTGCGCTGGCGGCCCTGGGCCAGCACGCTCGCGACGTGCGACGGGTTGGGCGGGATGCCCGGCTTGGGCTCCAGGTAGGCGATGGTGTCGAAGCCCAGCCAGTCCGCCAGGTACGCCATGGTCCGGTGATAGGCGATGACGGGCTGGCCCTTCATGGACGCCATCCGCTTCTCCCAGTCCGCGCGCGACTTCTCCAGCTCCGCGGTGAAGGTGGCCAGGTTGGCGCGGTAGGCCTGCGCGTTCTTCGGGTCCAGCTGCGCCAGCCGGTCGGTGATGCCGCGCGCGACGGCCAGCGCCTGACGCGGGTCATAGAGGAAGTGCGGGTTGCCGCCGGGGTGGACGTCTCCCTGGCCCCGGTCCACCTGCACGGTGGGGACCTCCAGCAGCCTGGCGAACTGCGAGGCCACCAGGTAGCCCGGGCTGCCCACGAGAATCCTCGGGTTGCGCGCGCCCACCTGGAGCGTGGGGAGCCAGCCGACCTCAAGCTCCAACCCGATGGCGATGAGCAGGTCGGCGCGGTTGAGCGCCAGCGCGAGGTTCGGCTTGGCGTCCACGAAGTGCGGGTCCTGGCTGGACAGCGCCAGGGCCTGCACCTGCACGTGCTTGCCGCCCACGGCCTTCGTCAGCGCGGCCAGGTCAGGCAGGGTGGTGACGACGTTGAGGTCCGCGCGAGCGGGGGCGGCGACGAAGAGGGTGAGGGCGGCGCACACGGCCGCGAACAGTCGGGAGAGACGCATGGTCATGACTCCTGCGAAAAGGGTTAGAAGGCGTGGGCGCCGTGGGCGCCCGTCACCAGCTCGAGCGCGAGCATGAGGGAGTAGCCGGCTTCGTCCCGCCAGCGGGCATCGTCCCGGGCGGCCTGGAGGCGCAGCCGGGAGAACTCGGTGGGCCAGAAGGTGACGTTGGCGGACACGCGGTTGCGCGACTCCGTCCACTCCGGGTCCAACGGGTCGGTGACGCGTTCGCCCCCTTCGCCCCGCGCCGCCGTGCCCAGCTCGTAGCGCAGCGCGGTGGCCCAGCGCGGCGAGAAGCGCCACGCGGCCTGGGCGTAGGTGTTGAAGTCCGTCAGCACGTCGCCCGGCACCTGGCGGCGGCGGTAGTAGGCCTCCGCCTGGAGCGTGACGAGCGTGGTGTTGTAGGCCTGGGTGATGGGCCGGTAGCGCAGGTACAGGTCCGTGCCGAACACGTCCGAGCGGTTGCGGTGGCCGGTGGGGTTGGGGCCGGTGGCGGTGGACAGGCCCCACATCAGGGACACGTCGTCCGACAGCGGGAAGAACTGCTTCACCGCGCCGGTGGCCTGCAAGTCCAACGGGGACTGCACGCGCTCGCTCTGGGCGCCCAGGAAGCTGCGCGCGGTGGCCTCGCCCGTGGCGTCCGTGACGCTGCCAAGCACCTCCACGTACCACGGGAGCGGGGCCAGCCAGGACACCTCGGCGCCCAGGCCGCGGTTGCCTTCCGCGCCGAAGATGCGGCCCACGGCGAAGGGCTGGTCCACGAAGTCCCAGGAGTGCGGGTGCGTGGGGTTGATGCGGCCGAAGCGCGTGAGGAACTGACCCGCGCGCACCTGGAGGTTGTAGGGCAGCGCCAGCGTGGTGCCGTAGGCCTCCTCGATCTCCACGCCGAACTGGCTGAAGACGATGTTGCCGTCGAAGCGGAAGTAGGGGTCCACCACCGAGCCGATGGACAGCTCGAGCTGCTGGAGGTTGAAGCCGTTGCGCGTGGGGTCATGCGCGCCGCTCTGCAAG
Proteins encoded in this window:
- a CDS encoding isochorismatase family protein, with translation MPTFRLKQDQAALLVVDIQERLCAAMDRDALDRMLSRTSAAIEGARALGLPILLTEQYPKGLGPTHSLLRMRALKDVKPVEKLEFSAAVPDVLAALGGRTQVLVVGMEAHICVFQTVRDLAERGLSPFLLADAVLSRAQEDRQVGLQLCRDAGAHVVTVEAALFDLLGRAGTPEFKQVSAAVR
- a CDS encoding metal ABC transporter permease yields the protein METTLAEPSKWEQFHLAFDLFRDPLLCALIAGGVLGFLSVYVVLRRMVFVSAAVAQSAGLGVALAFYAAIHLGTHVEPVLGATALALLATLLLMTEPAKLRLTRESLLGLAYALAGGAAVLVGDRIAQEAHDIQGILFGTAVLVTPEQLHTVAIAGAGVMFIQLWWYRGITFASFDRTGALVQGLPVRLLDGVLMVSIGVMVGVCARALGALPVFAFSTLSAIAALMLELRLPWTFFVATVFGAIAGVGGYLFAFFYDFPVGGSQTVFAAAMVAVATVVRMLVHAVQKAR
- a CDS encoding metal ABC transporter ATP-binding protein gives rise to the protein MKTDESADRPHAVPATFTPGDALLTCEKLVIGYDGKALLPPIDLTIRRGQFVAVVGRNGSGKSTWFRTLLGMLPPVSGTISRASAQVRSAYVPQTSAIDSLLPLRAGELTAWGRLRGWSFLWPFARKTDRQAVQSALETAGAKAFAARPYRELSEGQKQRTLLARLVATEADLVLLDEPTAAMDAVAERETMQRLCTLSRERGLGVVVVCHDLEVAAEHADVLVFVDRETSAFVVGDARTVFCHPAFRRQYGDEYCHRAPLGPHRGNDAR
- a CDS encoding metal ABC transporter substrate-binding protein, translated to MTMRLSRLFAAVCAALTLFVAAPARADLNVVTTLPDLAALTKAVGGKHVQVQALALSSQDPHFVDAKPNLALALNRADLLIAIGLELEVGWLPTLQVGARNPRILVGSPGYLVASQFARLLEVPTVQVDRGQGDVHPGGNPHFLYDPRQALAVARGITDRLAQLDPKNAQAYRANLATFTAELEKSRADWEKRMASMKGQPVIAYHRTMAYLADWLGFDTIAYLEPKPGIPPNPSHVASVLAQGRQRKARMVLMESYYPDTTARLVASKIPAPLVTLHGGTDFKAKETYLQHINEMVERLEKGLAGKGT
- a CDS encoding OprO/OprP family phosphate-selective porin; the encoded protein is MAVSLSPFLFASGASAQDAAAPPADAPVQAPPPEDAAPALTPEELEEIEKALGSDAAAAQQSAPTGTAAPPSSLPGSGSALSIPGVNNTNPNANFLDLSFILDVAAAAFTDKEPLQSGAHDPTRNGFNLQQLELSIGSVVDPYFRFDGNIVFSQFGVEIEEAYGTTLALPYNLQVRAGQFLTRFGRINPTHPHSWDFVDQPFAVGRIFGAEGNRGLGAEVSWLAPLPWYVEVLGSVTDATGEATARSFLGAQSERVQSPLDLQATGAVKQFFPLSDDVSLMWGLSTATGPNPTGHRNRSDVFGTDLYLRYRPITQAYNTTLVTLQAEAYYRRRQVPGDVLTDFNTYAQAAWRFSPRWATALRYELGTAARGEGGERVTDPLDPEWTESRNRVSANVTFWPTEFSRLRLQAARDDARWRDEAGYSLMLALELVTGAHGAHAF